The following are from one region of the Corylus avellana chromosome ca1, CavTom2PMs-1.0 genome:
- the LOC132189597 gene encoding protein DETOXIFICATION 12-like — MTDTKKDMEETLLPKGREDKKAETPISLTWGVFTVELKRLGVLAGPMVTVILSQYMLQVISIMMVGHLGELALSSTAIAISLSGVTGFSFLLGMASALETLCGQAYGAQQYRKLGVQAYTAIFSLILVCIPVSLIWIYMGKLLVLIGQDPIISREAGKFTIWLVPALFAYATLQPLVRYFQTQSLILPMLISSCATLCLHIPLCWVLVFKSGLGNHGAALAISISYWLNVICLGLYMKYSSACAKTRAPISMEIFQGIREFFRFAIPSAVMTCLAWWSFELLILFSGLLPNPELETSVLSVCLSTISTLYAIPYGLGAAASTRVSNELGAGNPQGARIAVFAVLFLAVAETSIVSSSILASRRVFGYTFSNEKEVVDYVTTMAPLVSLSIILDSIQGVLSGIARGCGWQHIGAYVNLGAFYLCGIPVAAALGFRTQLRGRGLWIGIQIGASVQTILLCIITSCTNWEKQASKARERIFEGKLPKDNNDSEQRTLLS, encoded by the exons ATGACAGACACAAAGAAAGACATGGAAGAAACTTTGTTGCCAAAaggaagagaagataaaaaggcAGAAACTCCAATATCTCTAACATGGGGTGTTTTTACGGTGGAGCTGAAGAGGTTAGGCGTCTTGGCAGGTCCGATGGTAACAGTGATTCTATCACAGTACATGTTGCAGGTCATTTCAATCATGATGGTGGGTCATCTCGGTGAACTTGCTCTCTCTAGCACTGCTATTGCCATCTCTCTTTCTGGGGTCACCGGCTTCAGTTTTCTT TTGGGAATGGCAAGTGCGCTGGAAACTCTATGTGGGCAAGCTTATGGAGCTCAACAATATCGAAAGCTTGGAGTTCAAGCTTACACTGCtatattttctctcatcttAGTCTGTATTCCTGTGTCTTTGATATGGATATACATGGGAAAGTTACTAGTTTTGATAGGCCAAGACCCTATAATTTCACGTGAAGCTGGTAAATTCACCATTTGGCTTGTTCCTGCACTCTTTGCATATGCCACTCTTCAACCACTTGTTAGATACTTCCAGACACAAAGTCTGATCCTGCCAATGCTGATAAGCTCTTGTGCCACTCTTTGTCTTCACATACCTCTATGTTGGGTTTTAGTATTCAAATCTGGACTGGGAAACCATGGAGCAGCATTAGCTATTAGTATTTCATATTGGTTAAATGTGATTTGCCTAGGATTATACATGAAGTACTCTTCTGCCTGCGCGAAAACTCGCGCGCCAATTTCTATGGAGATTTTCCAAGGAATTAGGGAGTTTTTTCGGTTTGCTATCCCTTCTGCTGTAATGACTTG CCTTGCGTGGTGGTCTTTTGAGCTTCTTATATTGTTTTCTGGGCTATTACCAAATCCAGAGCTTGAAACTTCAGTTCTTTCTGTATG TCTCTCAACCATCTCAACACTCTATGCAATACCATATGGACTTGGTGCAGCAGCAAG TACTAGAGTTTCAAATGAGTTAGGAGCAGGGAACCCTCAGGGTGCTCGTATAGCTGTCTTTGCTGTGTTGTTTCTTGCAGTGGCAGAGACAAGTATAGTAAGCTCAAGCATTCTTGCCAGCCGCCGTGTATTTGGTTACACTTTTAGCAATGAGAAGGAAGTTGTGGACTATGTCACAACCATGGCTCCTCTGGTTTCTCTGTCAATTATACTGGACAGTATACAAGGGGTGCTCTCAG GTATTGCTAGAGGATGTGGGTGGCAGCATATAGGGGCCTATGTCAACCTTGGGGCTTTCTATCTTTGTGGGATTCCAGTTGCTGCAGCCTTGGGTTTCAGGACACAGTTAAGAGGAAGGGGGCTTTGGATTGGAATACAAATTGGTGCTTCTGTTCAGACAATACTGCTCTGTATTATAACAAGTTGCACAAACTGGGAAAAACAG GCTAGCAAGGCAAGGGAGAGGATATTTGAGGGGAAACTTCCAAAAGATAATAATGATAGTGAGCAGAGAACTTTGTTGAGCTAA